One genomic window of Mesorhizobium sp. CAU 1732 includes the following:
- a CDS encoding ABC transporter permease: MSGTVFRRVLFTVVGIFLAAPLVVVAGVSVNERQSLTFPPQGFSLSWYAQIFTDQSWRAALVNSLTLAATSAALAVIIALPLAWFLWRRIAPWANIFQLLGVAPFILPPVITALGFLTFWATVGAYGQAWTAAISHAIFFVTLPLVTLSLGFNSIDRSLVEAASTMGANDRTVLRTVVLPLILPYLVSGYAFVFVLSLNEYIVAYMTVGFTMETLPIKIFNALRYGYTPTMASVTIFFVAVAALVFGLIARFGDLPKLLGALSGDEK; the protein is encoded by the coding sequence ATGAGCGGCACGGTGTTCCGGCGCGTCCTGTTTACCGTGGTGGGGATATTCCTGGCCGCGCCGCTCGTCGTCGTGGCGGGTGTTTCGGTCAATGAGAGGCAGTCGCTGACGTTTCCGCCGCAGGGCTTTTCGCTGTCCTGGTACGCGCAGATCTTCACCGATCAGAGCTGGCGGGCGGCGCTGGTGAATTCGCTGACGCTGGCCGCGACGTCGGCAGCGCTCGCCGTCATCATCGCGCTTCCGCTGGCGTGGTTCCTGTGGCGGCGGATCGCGCCATGGGCGAATATCTTTCAGCTTCTGGGCGTTGCGCCGTTCATCCTTCCGCCGGTCATCACGGCGCTGGGCTTCCTGACCTTCTGGGCGACCGTCGGCGCCTACGGGCAGGCATGGACGGCGGCGATCAGCCACGCGATCTTCTTCGTCACGCTGCCGTTGGTGACCCTGTCGCTGGGCTTCAACTCGATCGACCGGAGCCTCGTCGAGGCGGCCTCGACCATGGGCGCGAACGACCGGACCGTGCTGCGCACGGTCGTGCTGCCGCTGATCCTGCCTTATCTCGTCTCGGGCTACGCCTTCGTCTTCGTGCTGTCGCTCAACGAGTACATCGTCGCCTACATGACCGTCGGATTCACGATGGAGACGCTGCCGATCAAAATCTTCAACGCGCTGCGCTACGGCTATACGCCGACGATGGCGTCGGTGACGATCTTCTTCGTCGCGGTCGCAGCACTGGTGTTCGGGCTGATCGCGCGGTTCGGCGATCTGCCGAAGCTGCTTGGCGCGCTGTCTGGAGACGAAAAATGA
- a CDS encoding ABC transporter permease, translating to MRREPPRTIGDYAPLVFPAIMLVVFFVIPFSTMIMVSFFRRDQAGFYTPDFTFDNYERFLSAFFGGVLGFSIMLAVMVAIVCVLIAFPFTWMLTRASRRVQVVWLVAILSVLSLSEVIIGFAWSTLFSRTAGITNLLVAVGLMSEARALLPGFGAVLTGMVYQALPYTILVLYPAIVRLDPTLIEAARTLGASPVRAFANVVVPALRNTIVATLIMVFVFALGSYLLPQILGRPQHWTLSVLITDQAIYQSNMPFAAAMAVFLVLMSLALVGLTLLVGGRREAQA from the coding sequence ATGAGACGCGAGCCGCCACGGACGATTGGCGACTACGCGCCGCTGGTGTTTCCGGCGATCATGCTGGTCGTCTTCTTCGTCATTCCGTTCTCGACCATGATCATGGTCTCGTTCTTCCGGCGCGACCAGGCGGGCTTTTATACGCCCGACTTCACCTTCGACAATTACGAGCGGTTCCTGTCCGCCTTCTTCGGCGGCGTGCTGGGCTTTTCGATCATGCTGGCCGTAATGGTCGCCATCGTCTGCGTGCTCATCGCGTTTCCGTTCACGTGGATGCTGACGCGCGCGTCGCGTCGCGTGCAAGTGGTGTGGCTGGTCGCGATCCTGTCGGTCCTCTCGCTGTCGGAAGTCATCATCGGCTTCGCGTGGTCGACGCTGTTTTCGCGCACCGCGGGCATCACGAACCTGCTCGTCGCGGTCGGGCTGATGAGCGAGGCGCGCGCGCTTCTGCCGGGCTTCGGTGCGGTCTTGACGGGCATGGTCTATCAGGCGCTGCCCTATACGATCCTCGTGCTCTACCCCGCCATCGTGCGGCTCGACCCGACCCTGATCGAGGCCGCGCGGACACTGGGCGCGTCGCCGGTGCGGGCCTTCGCAAATGTGGTCGTGCCCGCACTGCGCAATACGATCGTCGCGACGCTGATCATGGTCTTCGTCTTCGCGCTGGGGTCGTATCTCCTGCCGCAAATCCTCGGGCGGCCGCAGCACTGGACGCTGTCGGTGCTGATCACCGACCAGGCGATCTACCAGTCGAACATGCCGTTCGCGGCTGCGATGGCGGTGTTCCTGGTGCTGATGTCGCTGGCGCTGGTCGGGCTGACGCTGCTCGTCGGCGGCAGGCGGGAGGCGCAGGCATGA
- a CDS encoding ABC transporter ATP-binding protein has translation MSGLVLQNVTKRFGDFAAVDDVSLTIPHGTFVCMLGPSGCGKTTLMRMIAGLEEPSGGAILLDDTDITPIPTHKRDFGMVFQSLALFPHLNVAENVAYPLRIRGIDKAQRQKRVDELLALIHLTGFGERPVAKLSGGQKQRVAIARALAHSPKLFLLDEPLSALDAKLREAMQVELRQLQQQLGITTIVVTHDQREAMTMADLVVVMGEGRIRQAAAPVDIYRKPADAFVADFIGSTNLLPVEVDGAGRAAVLGHAVPDLIVPSGFSKGRISIRPEDVRLVPAGGALPGTVTFVRDLGGTIETFVETGGETIVAVTTPRERTGFAAGDAVGIQLPADACVVLKS, from the coding sequence ATGTCAGGCCTTGTTCTCCAGAATGTCACCAAGCGCTTCGGCGATTTCGCCGCGGTGGATGACGTCTCGCTGACGATCCCGCATGGCACGTTCGTCTGCATGCTGGGGCCGTCGGGCTGCGGCAAGACCACGCTGATGCGGATGATCGCGGGGTTGGAGGAGCCGTCCGGGGGGGCGATCCTGCTCGACGACACGGACATCACACCGATCCCGACGCACAAGCGCGATTTCGGCATGGTGTTCCAGTCGCTGGCGCTGTTCCCGCATCTCAACGTGGCGGAGAACGTCGCCTATCCGCTGCGCATCCGTGGCATCGACAAGGCGCAGCGCCAGAAGCGCGTCGACGAACTTTTGGCGCTGATCCATCTGACGGGTTTCGGCGAGCGGCCGGTGGCGAAACTGTCCGGCGGCCAGAAGCAGCGCGTCGCGATCGCGCGTGCGCTGGCGCATTCGCCAAAACTATTCCTGCTGGACGAGCCGCTTTCCGCGCTCGATGCGAAGCTGCGCGAGGCGATGCAGGTCGAACTGCGCCAGTTGCAGCAGCAACTCGGCATCACGACGATCGTCGTCACGCACGATCAGCGCGAGGCGATGACGATGGCCGACCTCGTCGTCGTGATGGGCGAGGGCCGCATCAGGCAGGCCGCCGCACCGGTGGACATCTATCGCAAACCGGCCGACGCCTTCGTCGCGGACTTCATCGGATCGACCAATCTGTTGCCCGTCGAGGTCGATGGCGCGGGACGGGCGGCGGTACTGGGCCACGCCGTTCCCGATCTCATCGTGCCATCCGGCTTCAGCAAGGGCCGCATTTCCATCAGGCCGGAAGACGTGCGGCTCGTGCCTGCCGGCGGCGCGCTGCCCGGAACCGTCACCTTCGTGCGCGATCTCGGCGGCACGATCGAGACGTTCGTCGAAACCGGCGGCGAGACGATCGTCGCGGTGACGACGCCGCGCGAGCGGACCGGGTTTGCGGCGGGCGATGCGGTGGGCATCCAGCTTCCGGCGGATGCGTGCGTGGTGCTGAAGTCGTGA
- a CDS encoding ABC transporter substrate-binding protein yields the protein MLNSGVSRRSVLGAGLATAGVLAMPTILRAQDRSIKVGVYGGYFKDSFDTNIFPDFTKASGIAVESIAEPTGEAWLVQLEQAARAGQAPADLSMMSQVAMLKGQSSELWTPIDTAKLENADNLLDQFVNKYPDGRVAGIGAVAWYITLVTNTDAYPEAPTSWAAFWDPANADKLGLLALVSNSFLLEVTAKTFLGGTNALDTEEGQIKAFEKLAEVKPNVRLWYRDEAQFEQALKSGEIPMGQYYHDVTGLAAADGNPVRSTFPEEGGILDSGCWALSKASQKAEEAHVFIDYMSQPSIQALMSRKVGTAPTVKRDLLDLTDEEFSAVSSDIEPIIPRYDLYTEKSDWLNQKWTELIAG from the coding sequence TTGCTCAATTCAGGCGTGAGCCGGCGCAGCGTGCTTGGCGCAGGGCTGGCGACAGCCGGCGTGCTCGCCATGCCGACGATCCTGCGGGCGCAGGACCGCTCGATCAAGGTCGGCGTCTATGGCGGCTATTTCAAGGATTCGTTCGACACCAACATCTTCCCCGATTTCACCAAGGCGAGCGGGATCGCGGTGGAATCGATCGCGGAGCCGACCGGCGAGGCCTGGCTCGTCCAGCTCGAACAGGCGGCGCGCGCCGGCCAGGCTCCGGCCGACCTCTCGATGATGTCGCAGGTGGCGATGCTGAAGGGCCAGTCGAGCGAACTCTGGACGCCGATCGACACCGCGAAGCTCGAGAACGCGGACAATCTGCTCGACCAGTTCGTCAACAAGTACCCGGATGGCCGCGTGGCGGGTATCGGCGCGGTCGCGTGGTACATCACGCTGGTGACCAACACGGACGCCTATCCTGAAGCGCCGACAAGCTGGGCCGCGTTCTGGGACCCGGCGAACGCCGACAAGCTCGGCCTGCTGGCGCTCGTCTCCAACTCCTTCCTGCTGGAAGTGACGGCCAAGACATTCCTCGGCGGCACGAATGCGCTCGACACCGAGGAAGGCCAGATCAAGGCGTTCGAGAAGCTCGCCGAGGTGAAGCCGAACGTGCGGCTGTGGTATCGCGACGAAGCCCAGTTCGAGCAGGCGCTGAAGTCGGGCGAAATCCCGATGGGGCAGTACTATCATGACGTGACCGGCCTTGCCGCAGCCGATGGCAACCCTGTGCGCTCGACCTTCCCGGAGGAGGGCGGCATCCTGGATTCCGGCTGTTGGGCGCTGTCCAAGGCGTCGCAGAAGGCCGAGGAAGCGCATGTCTTCATCGACTATATGAGCCAGCCATCCATCCAGGCGCTGATGTCGCGCAAGGTGGGAACCGCGCCGACGGTCAAGCGCGACCTGCTGGACCTGACGGACGAGGAATTTTCGGCGGTGTCGTCGGATATCGAGCCGATCATTCCGCGCTACGATCTCTATACCGAGAAGTCGGACTGGCTGAACCAGAAGTGGACGGAGTTGATCGCGGGGTAG
- the speB gene encoding agmatinase: protein MAWDAGKLSALKAKYDSGHGGDIFDPRFRRVADRIFSASGTRVAPYAGMPTLLDAPHRPIDPAAPDFGDLQVALVGMPMDLGVTNRNGSRFGPRALRTIERIGPYNHVLDCAPVYEMRVADIGDVPFRSRYRLEDSHEDIEAHIRKIVDAGVTPLSVGGDHSISHPILRAVGRDRPVGMIHIDAHCDTSGAFDGTKFHHGGPFRNAVLDGVLDPTRTIQIGIRGAAEYLWEFSTDSGMTVIHAEEMPAMGIPAIIEKARQIVGDGPTYLSFDIDSLDPAYAPGTGTPEIGGPSTREVLELIRGLKGVNLVGGDVVEVAPQYDATTNTAQAGAQVLFEILSLMVFSPSIGGRAA, encoded by the coding sequence ATGGCGTGGGACGCGGGCAAGCTCAGCGCTTTGAAAGCGAAGTACGATTCCGGGCATGGCGGGGATATTTTCGATCCGCGCTTCCGCCGCGTCGCCGACCGCATCTTTTCGGCCAGCGGGACGCGTGTCGCGCCCTATGCCGGCATGCCGACCCTTCTCGATGCACCGCACCGCCCGATTGACCCGGCAGCGCCCGATTTCGGCGATCTCCAGGTCGCGCTCGTCGGCATGCCGATGGATCTTGGCGTGACCAACCGCAACGGGTCGCGCTTCGGTCCGCGCGCGCTGCGCACGATCGAGCGCATCGGCCCCTACAATCACGTGCTCGACTGCGCGCCGGTCTATGAAATGCGCGTTGCCGATATTGGCGACGTGCCGTTCCGCAGCCGCTACCGGCTGGAAGACAGCCACGAGGATATCGAGGCGCATATAAGAAAGATCGTCGATGCCGGCGTGACGCCGTTGTCGGTGGGCGGGGATCATTCGATCAGCCATCCGATCCTGCGCGCGGTCGGGCGCGACCGGCCGGTGGGCATGATCCATATCGATGCGCATTGCGACACGTCGGGTGCGTTCGACGGCACCAAGTTCCATCATGGCGGGCCGTTCCGGAACGCGGTTCTGGACGGCGTGCTCGATCCGACGCGCACGATCCAGATCGGCATTCGCGGCGCGGCGGAATATCTGTGGGAGTTCTCCACCGATTCCGGCATGACCGTCATCCACGCCGAGGAGATGCCCGCCATGGGCATTCCGGCGATCATCGAAAAGGCGCGCCAGATCGTCGGCGATGGACCGACCTATCTGTCTTTCGACATCGACAGCCTCGACCCGGCCTATGCGCCGGGCACCGGCACACCGGAGATCGGCGGTCCGTCGACCCGCGAGGTTCTGGAGTTGATCCGGGGCCTGAAAGGCGTCAACCTCGTGGGCGGAGACGTGGTCGAGGTTGCGCCGCAATATGATGCCACGACGAACACCGCACAGGCCGGTGCTCAGGTTCTGTTCGAGATCCTGAGCCTGATGGTTTTCAGCCCTTCCATCGGTGGGCGGGCTGCCTGA
- the gcvA gene encoding transcriptional regulator GcvA: MANRLPPLNPLRAFEAAARHGSLTRAATELNVTHGAISHQIKALESSLDVRLFDRSGHRLRLTAHGAELLPAVSTAFENIAAATARMTRPTSSGTLSVSCVPALLSFWLIPRLGSFIAQFPDIRLQMDASNDPQGIRSTEIDVAILYGDGNWPDCWLRRWTHLDLFPVVSPTLMNTRPIRTVRDLGSHVMLHADDGREWQTWLAAADALDLARGPQHHFSDARLGIEAAMHGHGVALGDTMTAAGLLAKGQLVAPFNLAVPAADAFYVACRNDLRAAPIVSVFIDWLFAQLEEGDARAEPQASARRTLRRPQVSPDDARAKRKSAPRAPKIR; the protein is encoded by the coding sequence TTGGCGAACCGTCTGCCGCCCCTCAACCCCCTGCGCGCCTTCGAGGCTGCGGCCCGTCATGGCTCGCTGACGCGCGCTGCGACCGAGCTCAACGTCACCCACGGCGCGATCAGCCATCAGATCAAGGCGCTGGAATCCTCGCTCGACGTCCGCCTGTTCGATCGCAGCGGGCATCGGCTGCGGCTGACGGCACACGGCGCGGAGCTTCTGCCGGCCGTCTCGACCGCTTTCGAGAACATCGCCGCCGCGACCGCGCGCATGACGCGGCCGACCAGTTCCGGCACGCTGTCCGTCTCCTGCGTACCCGCGCTTCTCTCTTTCTGGCTGATTCCGCGCCTCGGCAGCTTCATCGCCCAGTTCCCCGATATCCGCTTGCAGATGGATGCCTCCAACGATCCGCAGGGCATCCGCTCGACCGAGATCGATGTCGCAATCCTCTATGGCGACGGCAACTGGCCGGATTGCTGGCTGCGGCGCTGGACGCATCTCGACCTCTTTCCGGTCGTGAGCCCGACGCTGATGAACACAAGGCCGATCCGCACCGTGCGCGATCTCGGCAGCCATGTGATGCTTCACGCCGATGACGGCCGCGAATGGCAGACCTGGCTTGCCGCTGCCGACGCGCTCGACCTCGCGCGCGGTCCCCAGCACCATTTTTCCGATGCGCGGCTCGGCATCGAGGCCGCCATGCACGGCCACGGCGTGGCGCTCGGCGATACGATGACGGCGGCGGGTCTGCTCGCCAAGGGTCAGCTCGTCGCGCCCTTCAATCTGGCGGTGCCCGCGGCCGACGCGTTTTACGTCGCCTGCCGCAACGATTTGCGCGCGGCCCCGATCGTCAGTGTCTTCATCGACTGGCTTTTCGCCCAGCTTGAGGAAGGCGATGCCCGCGCCGAGCCGCAGGCGTCCGCCAGACGGACGCTTCGCCGCCCGCAGGTCAGCCCCGACGATGCGCGGGCCAAGAGAAAATCGGCGCCACGCGCGCCCAAGATCCGATAG
- a CDS encoding aminotransferase produces MPKAVFNPLVEMLAPPPIPAVQAWARAYDGAHGPLIDLSQAVPGYPPHPDLLAWLSEAAGSANLAGYGAIEGDMVLRDAYADHVSALYGASISAEDTHLTAGCNQAFVAALTAVAGAGDAVLMTNPCYFNHETTLAMMGIEARYVDCPAENGFLPRPSDVAAAITETTKAVALVSPNNPTGAVYPPALLAEIFALCRARGIWLILDETYRDFIAGGDSPHALFSEPGWQENLIQLYSFSKSFCIPGHRLGAITAGSAVVEQIAKVMDNLQICAPRAPQQAVAKGLPALVEWREANRLEIERRAEAMRAAFARTPAWDLQAIGAYFAFVRHPFEGRSSASVAEMLARDYGLVTIPGAYFGQGLERHLRVAFANVDTDQIAEVAGRLRLMRG; encoded by the coding sequence ATGCCGAAGGCAGTGTTCAATCCGCTGGTCGAGATGCTCGCACCGCCCCCGATCCCGGCCGTTCAGGCGTGGGCCAGAGCCTATGACGGCGCGCATGGTCCCCTGATCGACCTGTCGCAGGCCGTGCCGGGCTATCCGCCGCACCCCGATTTGCTGGCGTGGCTCTCGGAGGCGGCCGGCTCGGCCAACCTCGCAGGCTACGGCGCGATCGAGGGCGACATGGTCCTGCGGGACGCTTATGCGGATCACGTCTCGGCGCTCTACGGCGCATCCATCTCGGCGGAGGACACTCACCTCACCGCCGGGTGCAACCAGGCCTTCGTCGCCGCGCTCACTGCGGTCGCCGGTGCGGGCGACGCGGTCCTGATGACCAATCCGTGCTACTTCAACCACGAAACGACGCTTGCCATGATGGGCATCGAGGCGCGCTATGTGGATTGCCCGGCGGAAAACGGCTTCCTGCCGCGCCCATCGGATGTCGCCGCCGCGATTACGGAAACCACCAAAGCCGTCGCCCTCGTCTCGCCGAACAACCCGACCGGCGCCGTCTATCCGCCCGCGCTTCTGGCCGAGATTTTTGCGCTGTGCCGCGCGCGCGGCATCTGGTTGATCCTGGACGAAACCTATCGCGATTTCATCGCCGGCGGTGACAGCCCCCATGCGCTGTTCAGCGAACCGGGCTGGCAGGAAAACCTCATCCAGCTCTACAGTTTCTCGAAGTCGTTCTGCATTCCCGGCCACCGCCTCGGCGCGATCACCGCCGGAAGCGCCGTCGTCGAGCAGATTGCCAAGGTCATGGACAATCTCCAGATCTGCGCGCCCCGCGCGCCGCAGCAGGCCGTCGCGAAGGGCCTCCCCGCCCTAGTTGAATGGCGAGAGGCCAACCGCCTCGAAATCGAGCGCCGCGCGGAGGCCATGCGCGCGGCCTTCGCGCGGACGCCCGCCTGGGACTTGCAAGCCATCGGCGCCTATTTCGCCTTCGTGCGCCATCCGTTCGAAGGCCGCTCGTCGGCCTCCGTCGCCGAGATGCTCGCTAGGGACTACGGCCTCGTCACGATCCCCGGCGCCTATTTCGGCCAAGGCCTGGAGCGGCACCTGCGCGTCGCCTTCGCCAACGTGGACACCGACCAGATCGCGGAAGTCGCCGGCAGGCTGCGCTTGATGCGCGGGTAA
- the lpdA gene encoding dihydrolipoyl dehydrogenase, translated as MKDISCKLLVIGAGPGGYVCAIRAGQLGVDTVIVEAVKPGGTCLTIGCIPSKALIHAADEFHMVSQMASGKSSLGISVAEPRLDLKKTVAWKDGIVGRLTTGVAGLLKKAGVKSIQGWARFRDGKTVEVETETGLQVIRAETIVIATGSVPVELPFLPFKDNVISSTDALALKAVPKTLAIVGGGYIGLELGTAFAKMGAAVTVVEALPRILPLYDADLTRPVMKRLETLGVTVMTNAKAKGLSPKGDALLVENGDGKESRIAAEKVLVTVGRKPAVEGWGLDEIDVDRVGAFIRVDDQCRTSMRGVYAIGDVTGEPMLAHRAMAQGEMVAEIVAGHRRSWDKRSIPAVCFTDPEIVSVGLSPDKAKQAGTEVKIGQFPFSANGRAMTLQGEAGFVRVVARADNHLVLGIQAVGSGVSELSAAFSLAIEMGARLEDIAGTIHAHPTQSEGFQEAALKALGHALHI; from the coding sequence ATGAAAGACATCTCCTGCAAGCTTCTCGTCATCGGCGCCGGGCCGGGCGGGTATGTCTGCGCGATCCGGGCGGGCCAGCTTGGCGTGGATACGGTGATCGTCGAGGCTGTGAAGCCGGGCGGGACGTGCCTCACGATCGGGTGCATCCCGTCCAAGGCGCTGATCCATGCGGCGGACGAGTTTCACATGGTCTCGCAGATGGCGTCGGGGAAGAGTTCGCTCGGCATTTCGGTGGCGGAACCCAGGCTCGACCTGAAGAAGACGGTGGCGTGGAAGGACGGCATCGTGGGGCGCCTGACGACGGGCGTTGCGGGGCTGCTCAAGAAGGCCGGCGTCAAGTCGATCCAGGGATGGGCGCGGTTTCGGGACGGCAAGACGGTCGAGGTCGAGACGGAGACGGGGCTTCAGGTGATCCGCGCCGAGACGATCGTGATCGCGACGGGATCGGTTCCGGTCGAGCTGCCGTTCCTGCCCTTCAAGGACAATGTGATTTCGTCCACCGACGCGCTTGCGCTGAAGGCTGTTCCCAAGACGCTCGCGATCGTCGGCGGCGGGTATATCGGGCTGGAGTTGGGCACGGCGTTCGCCAAGATGGGTGCGGCGGTGACGGTGGTCGAGGCGCTGCCGCGCATCCTGCCGCTCTACGATGCCGACCTGACGCGGCCGGTTATGAAGCGTCTCGAAACGTTGGGCGTCACCGTGATGACCAACGCGAAAGCCAAGGGCCTGTCGCCGAAGGGCGATGCGCTGCTGGTCGAAAACGGTGACGGCAAGGAGAGCAGGATCGCGGCGGAGAAGGTGCTCGTCACGGTCGGCCGCAAGCCTGCCGTCGAGGGGTGGGGGCTCGACGAGATCGACGTCGATCGTGTCGGAGCGTTCATCCGCGTGGACGACCAGTGCCGCACGTCGATGCGGGGCGTCTACGCGATCGGCGATGTCACCGGCGAGCCGATGCTGGCGCATCGCGCGATGGCGCAGGGCGAGATGGTGGCGGAGATCGTCGCCGGCCACAGACGAAGCTGGGACAAGCGCTCAATTCCCGCTGTGTGTTTCACCGATCCCGAGATCGTGTCGGTCGGGCTGTCGCCGGACAAGGCGAAGCAGGCGGGCACCGAGGTCAAGATCGGGCAGTTTCCGTTCTCGGCCAACGGCCGCGCCATGACGTTGCAGGGCGAGGCGGGGTTCGTGCGGGTGGTGGCGCGGGCGGACAACCATCTGGTGCTCGGCATCCAGGCGGTCGGGTCAGGCGTGTCTGAGCTCTCGGCTGCGTTTTCGCTGGCGATCGAGATGGGCGCGCGGCTGGAGGACATCGCCGGCACGATCCACGCGCATCCGACGCAGAGCGAGGGTTTTCAGGAAGCCGCACTCAAGGCGCTGGGGCACGCGCTGCATATTTGA
- a CDS encoding dihydrolipoamide acetyltransferase family protein, with amino-acid sequence MAEHTIKMPDVGEGVAEAELVEWHVKVGDLVREDMVLAAVMTDKATVEIPSPVEGEVTWLGAEIGETVAVGSPIVKIAVGSAVGEEVESFGEATPTPNPSPQGGGEPATASPQSGKPADSGASAQPSETVKTKAQPSPSPSWGGGSHLSTGAPRAEGEKPLASPAVRLRAKEAGIDLRQVAGTGPAGRISHEDVDGFLARGSQTAVAGLQRNTGVEEIKVVGLRRKIAEKMALAKSRIPHITYVEEIDVTALEELRAKLNAEKKPDRQKLTLLPFLMRAMVRAIGEQPQLNAHFDDDAGVIHRHGGIHIGIAAQTPSGLVVPVVHHAEARDLWDCAAEMARLADAAKAGTATREELSGSTITITSLGAMGGIVTTPVINHPEVAIVGVNKMMVRPVWDGSQFIPRKMMNLSSSFDHRVIDGWDAAVFIQRIKVLLETPAMIFVEG; translated from the coding sequence ATGGCTGAGCACACGATCAAGATGCCGGATGTCGGCGAGGGTGTCGCGGAGGCGGAGCTTGTCGAATGGCATGTGAAGGTCGGCGATCTCGTCCGCGAGGACATGGTGCTGGCCGCCGTCATGACCGACAAGGCGACGGTGGAAATTCCGTCTCCGGTGGAAGGCGAGGTGACATGGCTGGGCGCCGAGATCGGCGAGACGGTGGCTGTGGGGTCGCCGATCGTGAAAATCGCGGTGGGAAGTGCTGTCGGCGAGGAGGTTGAGTCTTTCGGAGAGGCGACCCCCACCCCTAACCCCTCCCCACAAGGGGGAGGGGAACCGGCTACGGCATCGCCGCAGTCCGGGAAGCCAGCCGATTCTGGTGCGTCCGCCCAGCCTTCCGAAACGGTGAAAACAAAGGCGCAACCGTCTCCCTCCCCCTCGTGGGGAGGAGGTAGCCACCTATCAACCGGCGCGCCGCGCGCGGAGGGCGAGAAGCCGCTGGCCTCTCCGGCCGTGCGGCTGCGGGCCAAAGAGGCGGGCATCGATCTGCGGCAGGTTGCGGGAACCGGTCCGGCTGGCAGGATCAGCCATGAGGATGTCGACGGGTTTCTCGCGCGCGGGAGCCAGACTGCCGTTGCCGGGCTCCAGCGCAATACGGGCGTCGAGGAGATCAAGGTCGTCGGGCTGCGCCGCAAGATCGCCGAGAAGATGGCGCTGGCCAAATCGCGCATTCCGCACATCACCTATGTCGAGGAGATCGACGTCACGGCGCTGGAGGAGTTGCGCGCCAAGCTCAATGCCGAGAAGAAACCCGACCGTCAGAAGCTCACTTTGCTGCCGTTCCTGATGCGCGCGATGGTCAGGGCGATCGGCGAGCAGCCGCAGCTCAACGCGCATTTCGACGACGATGCGGGCGTGATCCATCGCCATGGCGGCATTCATATCGGCATCGCCGCGCAGACGCCGTCGGGGCTGGTCGTGCCGGTGGTGCATCACGCGGAAGCGCGCGATTTGTGGGATTGCGCGGCCGAGATGGCGCGGCTTGCCGACGCCGCCAAAGCCGGCACCGCGACGCGCGAGGAACTGTCCGGCTCGACCATCACGATCACCTCGCTCGGCGCGATGGGCGGGATCGTGACCACGCCGGTGATCAACCATCCCGAGGTCGCGATCGTCGGCGTCAACAAGATGATGGTGAGGCCGGTCTGGGACGGCTCGCAATTCATCCCGCGCAAGATGATGAATCTGTCGTCGTCCTTCGATCATCGGGTCATCGACGGGTGGGATGCGGCGGTGTTCATCCAGCGGATCAAGGTGTTGCTGGAAACGCCGGCGATGATTTTTGTGGAGGGGTGA
- a CDS encoding alpha-ketoacid dehydrogenase subunit beta gives MPRMTMIEAIRSAMDVTMGRDDNVVVFGEDVGYFGGVFRCTAGLQQKYGKTRCFDAPISELGIVGAAIGMAAYGLKPCVEIQFADYVYPAYDQIVSEAARLRYRSNGQFTCPIVIRMPTGGGIFGGQTHSQSPEALFTHVSGLKVVVPSNPHDAKGLLIAAIEDPDPVIFLEPKRLYNGPFDGHHDRPVTAWSKHPLGEAPDGHYTVPLGKAEVRRAGSAVTVLAYGTMVYVAQAAAEETGIDAEIIDLRTLLPLDLETIVTSVKKTGRCVVVHEATLTSGFGAELAALVQEHCFFHLEAPVARVTGWDTPYPHAQEWDYFPGPKRVGEALVETMGA, from the coding sequence ATGCCCCGCATGACCATGATCGAGGCCATTCGCTCGGCGATGGATGTCACGATGGGCCGCGACGACAATGTCGTCGTGTTCGGCGAGGATGTCGGCTATTTCGGCGGCGTGTTTCGCTGCACGGCGGGCCTGCAGCAGAAATACGGCAAGACGCGCTGCTTCGATGCGCCGATCTCGGAGCTCGGGATCGTCGGCGCCGCGATCGGCATGGCGGCCTACGGGCTGAAACCTTGCGTCGAGATCCAGTTCGCCGACTATGTCTATCCGGCCTATGACCAGATCGTTTCGGAGGCGGCGCGGCTGCGCTATCGCTCCAACGGCCAGTTCACCTGCCCGATCGTGATCCGCATGCCGACCGGCGGCGGCATCTTCGGCGGGCAGACGCACAGCCAGAGCCCGGAGGCGCTGTTCACGCACGTCTCCGGCCTGAAGGTCGTCGTGCCGTCCAACCCGCACGACGCCAAGGGCCTGCTGATCGCCGCGATCGAAGACCCCGACCCGGTGATCTTCCTCGAGCCGAAGCGGCTTTATAACGGGCCGTTCGACGGGCATCACGACCGCCCGGTGACGGCGTGGTCGAAGCACCCGCTGGGTGAAGCACCGGACGGGCATTACACGGTGCCGCTCGGCAAGGCTGAAGTCCGGCGCGCGGGAAGCGCGGTCACGGTGCTCGCCTACGGCACGATGGTCTATGTCGCGCAGGCGGCGGCCGAGGAAACCGGCATTGACGCGGAGATCATCGATCTGCGCACGCTCCTGCCGCTCGATCTCGAGACGATCGTCACGTCGGTGAAGAAGACCGGACGCTGCGTGGTGGTCCATGAGGCGACGCTGACGTCGGGTTTTGGCGCGGAGCTTGCGGCGCTGGTGCAGGAACATTGCTTCTTCCATCTGGAAGCACCGGTGGCGCGCGTCACCGGCTGGGACACGCCCTATCCGCATGCGCAGGAATGGGATTATTTCCCCGGCCCCAAGCGCGTCGGCGAAGCGCTGGTCGAGACGATGGGGGCTTGA